The sequence below is a genomic window from Microtus ochrogaster isolate Prairie Vole_2 unplaced genomic scaffold, MicOch1.0 UNK271, whole genome shotgun sequence.
ACTGACTGCTGGAGCAATTGTAAGTAGATTTTGCTCAGTTAAACAATGGACTCTAGGAATTTGGGAATAGGAATAATATTCTTGATAGAGAATACAGTTGGAATTCTGGgaaatgtttctcttctttcctacTACCGAGTTATTTataataagaaacataaaataaagcccTTGGATTTAATTCTCATGCATCTCATTATAGTTAACCTCTTGATTATTCTTTCCAAAGGAATGGGCAACACAATGACAATTTTTAGCTTGAAACATTTCTTCAATGATTTGAGCTaccaactttttatttatgtgataaGAGTTTTCAGGAGCATGTCCATTGTCACCATCTTCCTTTTGAGTATCTTCCAGTCTATCATCATCAGTCCTAGAAACTCCTTTTGGAAAAACCTTAGAGTCAAATCTTCCAAGGATATTGGTCTCTACATTTCTCTAAGCTGGGTCTTGTCCATCATGGTAAATGTTCTTTTACCTTTGTACATGTACataaaatcaagaaggaaaaacataacaaaagagaTAAATTTTGAACACTATACTGTTGTAGGTAATGACAAAATCTCCATCTCCTTATATATAGCTTTAACAGTGTTTCCTGAACTCTTATTTTCTGTCCTCATTACCTGTTCCGGCAGCTCAATGATTATAATTTTGTATAGGCACAAACAGCGAATTCAACACATACGTAGCACTTGTGCTTTCCATAGTAACTCCCCAGAGTCCAGAGCCACTCAGAGCATACTTGCTCGAGTGTTCACCTTTCTGGTTATTTATACCCTCTCTACTGTCTCACATGGTTGCAGTGCTATACTGTGTGGTCAAAATTGGTGGCTTATGAAGATCACAGTCATTATAAGTTTGTGTTTTCCCACTTTGAGCCCCTTTGTACTTATGAGTCAATCCTCCCCTCTCTGTAGACTGTTCTTTCTCTGGATAAAGGATACAGAATCATCTAATGTTATTGTTACTATTTAAATTGAATGTTTTTTCAGAATACAGATTTGataaaaggaaacaatacaaaatgCTTTTTGGAAGACATTTTTCTGTACGAGTTAACACTCTACCCACAGCTACCATGTAAGCCATTAACTTTCAACACAGAAAGCCTCACTGTTCCAACTTACCAGTGGCCCTAATTCTTGTTATGAATAGGCTCCTGATCACTGCAGCTGCTCCAGATGTACAAGCCACAGTCTTTCATAAGCCAGATCGTATTTACACTCTAACTCATAAGAAAGCCAGAATCCTACCTCTCATGGGAACAAGCGAAAACATGTGATTAACAAAGTGTAAGAGTATCTTCACAGGACTGTGACTGGAGATTTATAATAAAAGTGTAAGCAAGCCATGCTGCTCTTTATGTATGCAGCAATTTATTCTGTACTCTTCTTTGGTTAATCAGGAAGGATTTTCTAAGtttctcccccccgccccccccccaggatgTGACATTGCATTCAGTGGAATAcgctgccttcttttcttcttaattatgGACAGAAAATCCTTAGATTCTTGCATAAAGTGTACATAAGTCCTTGGAGTTTGCGGCAGCATCCCAAGTTCCCAACAGTGTCAGTGACAACACCTGTAATTGTCTGAAGTGGGTGAGGATAAGAAGAAAGTAACCATCAATAGCAAGGTCATGGGACATTGGATGAAGACAATGCAAAGAGGTGAGATTATTCATGAGTTATTGGGAAAGTTTCAGAGTTCTGAAAGTAGTTAGGAGCCATGAATCTACCCAGAAAGAACTCAGCCATTATTTACTTCTTCTAATTATGCCCTACTTTCTGATGTTTCCATTACATCCTAAAATATTGGCACCCAAAATTTAAGACATTTGTGTTTGGCAgaatttttactttgtttcagtTTAAAAAATGCTCCTAGGAAGAGATGATGGGCATTCAAGGGAACATACATGGACAGCAACAAATTAAAGCAAGGTAGAACACAGTACCTTTGTGTTTTAAGAGGCCCCAGAAATTTTTAAGTGTTATGGTTATATGTTAATATTTATAGGGCTTTCATAAAACATTGAAACATGTCTGAAAAGTTATGGCTTTTTCCTTTGACATTGTTtggaatataaaaaaagaatatttgtagTAAGATGCAGCCTGCTGAGGGTATAAGGCCAGGAGTGAGATAGTTTGATCTTATGGTAGATCAATTTTCAGTTGTTTGAGGATTCTCCACATTGATTGTTACTTTGTTTGGATACTATCAAACAACAAATACATTCCTTTCCAAATATTGTGACTCCACAAGTTTAGTATACAGCATTTGTAAATAAGGTATATGGTCAGACTCCTTTTGATCCTTATTTGTCATTCACATCTCAGATTTTCCCATCCTAAGCCATCATGACTGCACATACTGGAAATGACACAGAAGGATAACTTAAATACTATCAGCACTGcaggttataaaaaataaatgaaaatagtctGCTCCAAGGAGATTCCATCACCCCTGAAGTCTCCCTAAGTCTTCTGAGCTTTGTAAACAAGCAGTCAATTGCTTAGGTGGGAAATtgaaaatcaatgaagaaatgCTAAAATTTGCACAGTGTAATTATCTCTCAATAATATAAACCTTTATCAGTGTTCAGCTCTTGATCTAAACCCTAGGAAGAGAGGTCTTCCTCCGGTTTTCCTCTATACTCACGGGTTTCTTTTTGCTATACTTTAGACTTTCTTCCATGCTTTGAGTGATCTTTTTCCTGGATTTTGAGTGACATTTTTTCTGCTTTGTCCAATGAACTGTGAGAATgtgacactatttttttttgtggttcaaTTCCCTGCCAGTTTACTATCTTCCCAATGTCTGAATCCTACAACTTTATTCTCTTGTTCTCCTggtcatttttttcatgttgaaCCTGGCATTGTGTTTAATCCAGGTTCAGTTAACTCATGTCTGATATGACTAcgcctattttttctttctccatgcaTTCACCCACTTACTCATCCAGGCACAGCACATGATCCCAAGCCtactctttccctttttccttgcAGCACTTTCTCATTACGATCTCTTAGAGCTACCCTATATCACTGCACTAAACACGGTAGTGTTCAACAATTATCAATAATTTCTAGAGATCCCATGAATAGGAATATTTATGCAAAACCAAACACAGAAGAGAACAAATATCAAAAATGAGAATTGTTTTCTTCATGGTACCAGgctagttaaaataattttttttttctagaaatgtgTCCTGAAGATCTTTGAAGTCCTTTCTGGACAATGAATGCCTTTTAGAGGTTGATTTTCTACAGTTTCTTCAATTGCAAAAATGTTGCTTTCAATGATACCTCAGAGTAGAGAAGTTGTTGAAGGATCTGAATAGTGTAAATGGCATAACTCATTGGTGCCTTTGAGTTTCATTGAGTGATCAGATGTTGGAATTCCTTGGTCTCTTGCCAGGTCCTTAATCATGGTTCAGGTAGCATAAACCAGTGAACAGTACTGATACCATATTATAGTTAATGAAATATGTCATCAGTTACCCATGGTGATCCTGAAAGACggggataaatccagacccctctagcaggaaaaaaagagccaaaaatctaggattagcttgttcagtgactctgtttcaggaactagctgaagataaagttagactGTAaacttgagaataatcttgagaaacagggagttacccccttgtaattatcactggtatttttggaattttcaatGACTTGCATTACTGGGTTGTGATTTCTTCCCTtaaaataccccttctcccagctacttggggtcgaactcctcccctgcgtgggttatgagtctcggccccagtgcactggttcttGTCCTGtcaaataaacctcgtgtgattgcagcaaggacggtctctcgtgagttactgggggtcTTTCAATCCTGTGCTGAACAGAAAATTGTAAACATAGTTTCCACTTTCATATGCATAATCAAAGAAGATatcatcacatttttttttttactatatgaGGTTCTGAACACCTTTTTCTTCTGTACCTTATCTCACAGAACAAGAAGTCTTTTTGACAGTATTTGCACTACATCTATTGATACCCCAGAATACACTTTCCAACATGGATTCTTACCAGACCTTCCTTCCTTGGTCAATTTTTCCCCATGCTGAAACTCTgggtactttatttatttatttatttatttattagcttgTGCAATTAGCTGGCTGGtcccactttatttttttccgtttatttatttattaaagatttctgtctcttccccaccaccacctcccatttccctccccctcccccaatcaagtttccctcccttgtcagcccatagagctatcagagttccctgctctgtgggaagtccaaggaccacccacctccatccaggtctagtaaggtgagcatccaagctgcctaggctcccacaaagccagtgcgtgcagtaggatcaaaaacccactgccattgttcttgagttctcagtagtgctcattgtccgctatgttcagcgagtccggttttatcccaggttttttcagacccaggccagctggccttggtgagtttccgatagaacatccccattgtctcaactCTGGGtactttaatgaaatattttctattaagtTTGGCTAAGGGTATACAAAAAACAATATAGTGTTAAAATTTTTCATACAGTGTAGTGACTGTTTGAAATAGACTGTCTCACTGTGATACTGATATACAAATAACCGTTTTCTAGcaggaaaattaaaagtttagGTTGCTATCCATGATAACTCACCTATGACACAAACTAGAACATTGATGCCAGGCCCCAGACCTCAGTGGCCAAGCAGAGACAGACCTGTATTCAGAGGAGGTGCTTTACCAAATAACTTAACAACTACAATTTAGCTAGCTTCCTGTCCAAAAGAATCAGTTTCCCATGGAATAAATGGTTCAACACATACTATCCTCTGAGCAATTACTCATGGAAATACTGCCACAATTCTGCTGACTCTTAGTCTGTGTGTACACTCTATCCTGTCTTCTCCCAGGAGCATTTCTTCTATAACTCTTTCTAGAACTACAGCCTTGAACCTCTTTATCTTCAGTAATCTCAAAAATAGAGCAGGTATCACTTCTGCTCCTGCCCTGTATCTtctacagtatatatatatatgtgtgtgtgtgtgtgtgtgtgtgtgtgtttagaatgcTTGTCTTCTCCATCACAAACAACAATGGAAGCCTATATGCTCAACTTTCAAGTACTttaaatcattataaaaataatgaatgaccCTCTTCCTTAATCCCGGAAACTTGAACCACTTCTCATTATAGTCACTGCCCTATTGTACAGGTCTATTAATCCATCTCATGCTCAATGTTTACCTAGTTAATTTCACTTCTTGTTTGTTCTTCCCAGTTCTATGATTTTCATCTTTATTCATAAATTGTGGATAGCAAATATCTACCAAAGCATCTCATATTTTCCACTATTATGTCCTTGATGATAGGACTGGCAGGAAAGCCATGGAATCTTTAGAATGTGGGTCTTGATGGGAAGAATAGATCATGATACATAGTTCATTCTAGAGAGAATATCAGACTTAAACACTTGAGCTCTTTTCACTTCCCAAATAATCTGAGTTCGAAATTTTGATTCTTCATGATGTCCCCTATTCTTCAGTATCATCTATTTGAGTTTACAACAAAAATTCTTCAATCCTTACTGCCACTGGCCTGGACTTGTATATTTTTCTGCAGCCATGAGCCTAAGTGCAGGTTCTTTTGTGTTCTTCAGGAAGCATTCTGTACACCATTTGTAAACAAGACAATCAAGGAGAACAATTGCAagacaaaacaaggaaaagaaaagaaaaaaatccctttattAGGCACATCAAGATGAACTGTATGATTATACAGCTGTGTAGGCAATAACCTGTTATTTAGTAAATAGTGAAGTTGTGACTCACAGTACTTCCagtaatatattttgatagttttcttttgttcgtgtgtagccatggctgtcttgAAGCTAactgtgtagatcaagctggccatgaactc
It includes:
- the LOC102002747 gene encoding vomeronasal type-1 receptor 4-like is translated as MDSRNLGIGIIFLIENTVGILGNVSLLSYYRVIYNKKHKIKPLDLILMHLIIVNLLIILSKGMGNTMTIFSLKHFFNDLSYQLFIYVIRVFRSMSIVTIFLLSIFQSIIISPRNSFWKNLRVKSSKDIGLYISLSWVLSIMVNVLLPLYMYIKSRRKNITKEINFEHYTVVGNDKISISLYIALTVFPELLFSVLITCSGSSMIIILYRHKQRIQHIRSTCAFHSNSPESRATQSILARVFTFLVIYTLSTVSHGCSAILCGQNWWLMKITVIISLCFPTLSPFVLMSQSSPLCRLFFLWIKDTESSNVIVTI